AAAACTTTTTAAAAAACTTAAAAAATATTACACTCTACTTAAAAAGTATAGATTTTACTATTTAACTCTCTATTATCCGAATGGAAAAGTCTTTTTAAGAATGCATCAACCTTATAAATATGGAGATAGCCTCTATACCAAAAATAGTTCCTTAGATTTTATAAAAAATACTCCTTTTTTGATAAATGAGATAGAAACGGGAATAATATACAATTATCAACTCTTTTATAAAGGGAAATTATTGGCCCTTATAAAAACATCCATATCTTACGACGTACTAAAACAAGAACTTACAAAACTCTTCAACAGCGACTATGAATATATTTTAAAAAGAGAGTTTATATCAAAAAGCACTTTAAGAACCGGTCATAAACTATTTATTCAAAGTGATATCAACGAAAAATTTTTTTATGAGGAAACCTCTATAAAAAGAGACAGATCTAGAGTTACAAATCAGACTATAAATAAAATAAATCTAGTAATAAAAGATAGAATAAAAGACAAATTAAGTCTTGAAAAAAACTTCGCTGAAGCTGTAAAGATAGATGAAAAATACTATGTAGTTACCTTTTTAACTATATCTCCTTTTCAAAAAAAGAATTATAATATAGGCTATCTTATCTCTTATGAACAAGATAACACTTATGAAATTTTTGATTCCGTATTTTGGCATAACATTATCTTAGGAAATATCATAATTATCTTGATATTAATCTTTATATTTTACGTTTTACAGATGAATGAAAAACTAAAACTAATTGCATCAACTGATAAACTTACTGGCCTCTTTAATAGAAACAAGTTTTACGAAATTATCTCAAATGAAATTGAGAGGGTAAAAAGATATAAACGTCCACTATCGCTAATCATATTTGATATAGACCATTTTAAAAAAATCAACGATACATTTGGTCATAATATTGGAGATTATGTACTAAAAACGATTGCCGAAATTATCAAAAAAAATATTAGAATAAATGACACTCCTTTTAGATGGGGTGGAGAAGAGTTTATCGTACTTACTCCTGAAACTGACATAAACGGCGCTACAACATTTGCCGAAAAACTAAGAGAAGCTGTGGAAAATTATAAATTTGACAAAGTCGTAAAAGTAACTATAAGTCTAGGCGTAGCCGAATATGACCCTAAAAGAGATAAAGATATCGATTCTCTTATAAACAGGGCGGATGAAGCGCTTTATAAATCTAAAGAATTAGGAAGAAACAGAGTTACAATTGCTGATTAAAGAGATTTTGATTTATAAATTTTAGCTAAAATTTTTGCTATGGCTTGATAAAGATTTTCGGGTATTATGTCTCCAACTTCGCAACTCTCATACAAACTTCTAGCTAAAGCCGGATTTTCTTCAACAGGTATATTATGTTCTTTGGCCTTTTCTTTTATCTTTAAAGCAATATTGTCTTTACCTTTTGCTATTACTTTAGGCGCCTGCATTTTACCTCTTTTGTATTCAAGTGCTACCGCATAGTGAGTAGGGTTTGTAATAACCACATCGGCTTTAGTAACTTCAGCCATCATTCTCGTTAAACTCATTTCTCTCTGTTTTTTCCTAATTGCAGCTTTTACCTGAGGATTCCCTTCATAAAGTTTTTGCTCCTCTTTTATCTCATGTTTACTCATTTTTATATTTTCTTCATACTCGTGCCTTCTAAAAATATAATCGATTACTCCAATAGGTATCGATAAAATAGCAAAAGCAAAAATCATTATAAGAGTATATTTTAGTAAGATATACGCTTCTTTATTGACTGCAACCATAGAAAATCTAAATACATCTTCTAAAAGAGTCTTAACCAAAAAATATGCAACAACTGTAGCAACCAATAATTTCAAAATATTTTTAAATAGTTCAAAAACAGTTTTAAGTGAAAAGAGTCTTTGCAGTCCCGAGATAGGATTTAGCTTGTCGAGTTTAGGAGTTAAAGGTTTTAAGGTAAAAATTAATCCAAACTGTGCAACATTTGAGATAATTCCCACTATAAAAAGCGTCAAAAATACTGGAAATATTAAAATACCCAAAACATATAAAGTCTCTGTTATAGTCAATCTATTTTCGCTAACTATTAAATATAGCGGATTTGAAAAGATGTAGCCAAAATAGGAGCGTAACTTTTCATACGCAAAAGGAAAATAGAATATAAAAAAAAGAAATATAACCAATAAAGATGCAGAGATCGGTATATCTTGACTCTTTGGTACCTGCCCCTCTTCTTTTGCCTTCTCTCGCCTCCGGGGGGTTGCTTTTTCGGT
This Nitrosophilus labii DNA region includes the following protein-coding sequences:
- a CDS encoding GGDEF domain-containing protein, with translation MSKKNILKIFIFFSIYSIFNLILFFYFQQDKENRIELYFQQKVDKLFSEYRATQNGFKMLSNFVCDNINNREDILQLIYKLKTSDNRTKNILRKKLFKKLKKYYTLLKKYRFYYLTLYYPNGKVFLRMHQPYKYGDSLYTKNSSLDFIKNTPFLINEIETGIIYNYQLFYKGKLLALIKTSISYDVLKQELTKLFNSDYEYILKREFISKSTLRTGHKLFIQSDINEKFFYEETSIKRDRSRVTNQTINKINLVIKDRIKDKLSLEKNFAEAVKIDEKYYVVTFLTISPFQKKNYNIGYLISYEQDNTYEIFDSVFWHNIILGNIIIILILIFIFYVLQMNEKLKLIASTDKLTGLFNRNKFYEIISNEIERVKRYKRPLSLIIFDIDHFKKINDTFGHNIGDYVLKTIAEIIKKNIRINDTPFRWGGEEFIVLTPETDINGATTFAEKLREAVENYKFDKVVKVTISLGVAEYDPKRDKDIDSLINRADEALYKSKELGRNRVTIAD
- the flhB gene encoding flagellar biosynthesis protein FlhB, whose amino-acid sequence is MAKDPSKTEKATPRRREKAKEEGQVPKSQDIPISASLLVIFLFFIFYFPFAYEKLRSYFGYIFSNPLYLIVSENRLTITETLYVLGILIFPVFLTLFIVGIISNVAQFGLIFTLKPLTPKLDKLNPISGLQRLFSLKTVFELFKNILKLLVATVVAYFLVKTLLEDVFRFSMVAVNKEAYILLKYTLIMIFAFAILSIPIGVIDYIFRRHEYEENIKMSKHEIKEEQKLYEGNPQVKAAIRKKQREMSLTRMMAEVTKADVVITNPTHYAVALEYKRGKMQAPKVIAKGKDNIALKIKEKAKEHNIPVEENPALARSLYESCEVGDIIPENLYQAIAKILAKIYKSKSL